From Candidatus Rubrimentiphilum sp., one genomic window encodes:
- the sucD gene encoding succinate--CoA ligase subunit alpha, with translation MSIFLDKNTKVIVQGITGSEGSYHAGRMLEYGTNILGGVTPGKGGQKSEHGLPVFDTVRDAVDATGATHTCIFVPPPFAADALFEAYDAGITFAVCITEGIPVHDVLKVVATTPGMRIIGPNCPGLISPGKSLIGIMPGHVFKEGNVGLVSRSGTLTYEVVDLLTRAGFGQSTCVGIGGDPIIGTTFVDCLREFANDRQTEALVLCGEIGGSDEEDAAAFIKEHMSQMPVVAFVGGRNAPPGKSLGHAGAIISGAFGTAQSKIAAFEAAGVPVADRPSAIPGLLAQRMPAAV, from the coding sequence ATGAGTATCTTCCTCGATAAAAATACCAAGGTGATCGTGCAGGGCATTACCGGCAGCGAAGGCTCGTATCACGCGGGACGCATGCTGGAGTACGGCACGAACATTCTGGGCGGCGTGACGCCGGGCAAAGGCGGACAGAAGAGCGAGCATGGATTGCCCGTCTTCGACACGGTGCGCGATGCGGTCGACGCGACCGGCGCGACGCACACGTGCATCTTCGTGCCGCCGCCGTTTGCAGCCGATGCGCTTTTCGAGGCGTACGACGCCGGCATAACCTTTGCGGTCTGCATCACCGAGGGCATTCCCGTCCACGACGTCCTGAAGGTCGTCGCCACGACGCCCGGCATGCGCATCATCGGGCCGAACTGTCCCGGTTTGATCTCGCCGGGAAAATCGTTAATCGGCATTATGCCGGGCCATGTCTTTAAGGAAGGCAACGTCGGGCTCGTCTCGCGATCCGGCACGCTCACGTACGAGGTCGTTGATTTGCTGACGCGCGCCGGATTTGGACAGTCGACGTGCGTCGGAATCGGCGGCGATCCAATCATCGGCACCACCTTCGTGGACTGCCTGCGGGAGTTTGCCAACGACCGGCAGACCGAGGCGCTCGTGCTCTGCGGCGAGATTGGCGGATCCGACGAAGAGGACGCGGCGGCTTTCATTAAGGAGCACATGTCGCAGATGCCGGTCGTGGCCTTTGTCGGTGGCCGCAACGCCCCGCCGGGCAAGTCGCTGGGGCACGCCGGAGCCATCATTTCCGGGGCCTTCGGGACGGCTCAGAGCAAGATCGCGGCCTTTGAGGCCGCCGGCGTCCCGGTCGCGGACCGGCCCTCCGCCATCCCGGGCCTTTTGGCTCAACGGATGCCCGCCGCCGTTTAA
- the sucC gene encoding ADP-forming succinate--CoA ligase subunit beta produces MNLMEHQGKELFRRAGIPVPRGQHATTADDAGNFVKTNAGEWVIKAQVLMGGRGKAGKVKFAKNAAEAKTVAHDIMATPMPPNRQNPKGEPVNSILVEEKLPIAKEAYCAIAIDRTTKRPVMMVSRFGGMDIEEVSEKHPESIAKFFIDTAIGYSPFIGRDLAFKAELDPGYRKAFPAIAGGIYDLFFRYGAKLIEINPLVLTTDGRVFASDSKVELDDDALFKNPEFKKWEETLPLDEDEQLAAEAGLGTRNFRRFDGNIGTIANGAGLAMATMDAVKNAGGNFANFLDVGGGANAERVRKCYELVVNHTGAKVIFINIFGGITRCDEVAKGIVEAIDTTKSRKVPLVIRLTGTNEEEGRRILAEAKMTPVETMDEGAARAVELANA; encoded by the coding sequence ATGAACTTAATGGAGCACCAGGGCAAGGAACTGTTTCGCCGCGCCGGGATTCCCGTGCCGCGCGGACAGCACGCCACGACCGCGGACGACGCGGGAAACTTCGTCAAAACCAACGCCGGCGAATGGGTCATCAAGGCCCAAGTGCTGATGGGCGGACGCGGCAAAGCCGGCAAAGTAAAGTTCGCAAAGAACGCTGCCGAAGCCAAAACCGTCGCGCACGATATCATGGCCACGCCGATGCCGCCGAATCGTCAGAATCCAAAAGGCGAACCGGTGAACTCGATCCTGGTAGAAGAAAAGCTGCCGATTGCCAAGGAAGCGTACTGCGCGATTGCCATCGATCGTACGACCAAGCGGCCCGTGATGATGGTCAGCCGCTTCGGCGGAATGGACATCGAAGAAGTCTCGGAAAAACATCCCGAGTCGATCGCCAAGTTCTTTATAGACACCGCGATCGGCTACTCGCCGTTCATCGGTCGCGATCTGGCTTTCAAAGCGGAGCTCGATCCCGGTTACCGTAAAGCGTTCCCGGCGATTGCCGGCGGCATCTACGATCTGTTTTTCCGCTACGGAGCGAAACTGATCGAGATCAACCCGCTCGTGCTAACGACGGATGGCCGCGTTTTCGCATCCGACTCAAAAGTCGAGCTCGACGACGACGCGCTTTTCAAGAATCCCGAGTTCAAGAAGTGGGAAGAGACGCTGCCGCTGGATGAGGACGAGCAGCTGGCTGCGGAGGCTGGACTCGGCACGCGCAACTTCCGCCGCTTCGACGGAAACATCGGCACAATCGCTAACGGCGCGGGACTCGCTATGGCGACAATGGACGCGGTGAAAAACGCGGGCGGTAACTTTGCGAACTTCCTGGACGTCGGCGGCGGCGCGAACGCCGAGCGCGTCCGCAAGTGTTACGAACTCGTCGTCAACCACACGGGAGCGAAGGTCATCTTCATCAACATCTTCGGCGGCATCACGCGCTGCGATGAAGTGGCAAAGGGCATCGTGGAGGCGATCGACACGACAAAGTCGCGCAAAGTGCCGCTCGTCATCCGCTTAACCGGCACGAACGAAGAAGAAGGCCGTCGCATTCTTGCCGAGGCCAAGATGACGCCGGTTGAAACCATGGACGAGGGCGCCGCAAGAGCTGTGGAGTTGGCGAATGCGTAA
- a CDS encoding thiolase family protein: MMDSKTVVVGMARTPFGRLSGGLGSLEATTLGAAALVAAIERSGVDPAEIEHLVFGQVLQAGAGQNPARQVGFKSGLAKTVTAETVNKVCASGLLAVVNAARLINEGSNSLAGAGGMESMTNAPYLLKDARTGYRFGDGRLIDAMIHDGLWDYYFPMTMAAQGTKVANELGVTREEQDRFAHESHRRATEAQNTGELSDEIVPLRVATKAKGKIVVDKLPEPARARVPVAAGSSNGAADAVWEHQPSKEFTLNYGEWAPFVTGDVPSTTVDRDESVRADANLEAMAKLKPIDKDGTITAANAPGVNDGAAALVLASSEYAKSHWHSALATILDHATVAWDSPYIALTPAMAASKLLAKTGLRKEQIDVWEINEAFSAVALVSAKRLGLDPENINRFGGAVAMGHPIGASGARLIGTVINQLRKRGGGYGIAAICSGGGQGDAVLIRVD, translated from the coding sequence ATGATGGACTCAAAGACTGTCGTCGTCGGTATGGCGCGCACGCCGTTCGGCCGCTTGAGCGGCGGCCTAGGTTCGCTCGAGGCAACGACCCTCGGCGCGGCCGCGCTGGTAGCGGCGATCGAACGCTCGGGCGTCGATCCCGCCGAAATCGAGCATCTCGTCTTCGGGCAAGTGCTGCAAGCCGGCGCCGGACAAAATCCCGCACGTCAGGTCGGCTTCAAGAGCGGTCTTGCAAAAACGGTTACCGCCGAGACCGTCAATAAGGTCTGCGCATCCGGACTGCTCGCCGTGGTCAATGCGGCGCGCCTTATAAATGAAGGCAGCAATTCGCTGGCCGGCGCCGGCGGCATGGAGTCCATGACGAATGCGCCCTACCTTTTAAAGGACGCACGTACGGGCTATCGTTTCGGCGACGGCCGGCTGATCGACGCGATGATTCACGACGGCCTTTGGGATTACTACTTTCCGATGACGATGGCGGCGCAAGGGACGAAGGTCGCGAACGAGCTCGGCGTCACGCGCGAAGAGCAAGATCGCTTTGCGCACGAGAGTCATCGGCGCGCAACCGAAGCGCAGAACACAGGCGAACTTTCGGATGAGATCGTGCCGCTGCGCGTCGCAACCAAAGCCAAGGGTAAGATCGTCGTCGACAAACTTCCGGAACCGGCGCGAGCGCGCGTTCCGGTAGCGGCCGGCTCTTCAAATGGTGCGGCGGATGCCGTGTGGGAGCATCAGCCCTCCAAAGAGTTCACGTTGAACTACGGCGAGTGGGCGCCGTTCGTCACCGGCGATGTGCCGAGCACGACGGTCGACCGCGACGAATCCGTTCGCGCCGACGCGAACTTGGAAGCCATGGCCAAGCTCAAACCGATCGACAAAGACGGAACGATTACCGCGGCCAACGCACCCGGCGTGAACGACGGCGCTGCGGCGCTGGTGCTGGCGAGTTCGGAGTATGCAAAGTCACATTGGCATTCCGCGCTGGCGACGATTCTGGACCACGCGACCGTCGCGTGGGACTCGCCGTATATCGCGCTGACGCCGGCGATGGCCGCGTCCAAACTGCTTGCGAAGACGGGTTTGCGTAAAGAGCAAATCGACGTGTGGGAGATCAACGAGGCATTTTCGGCGGTCGCGCTGGTTTCGGCCAAGCGCCTCGGATTAGATCCGGAAAACATCAATCGCTTCGGGGGTGCGGTCGCGATGGGCCATCCGATCGGCGCCTCGGGCGCGCGGCTCATCGGTACCGTCATCAACCAGTTGCGCAAGCGCGGCGGCGGTTACGGGATTGCGGCGATCTGCAGCGGCGGCGGCCAAGGGGACGCAGTTCTCATTCGAGTCGACTAG